Proteins co-encoded in one Setaria viridis chromosome 9, Setaria_viridis_v4.0, whole genome shotgun sequence genomic window:
- the LOC117840913 gene encoding putative yippee-like protein Os10g0369500 yields MGLLFVQVLPRGNGDPGSPAATVLQCRRCRLDAASMGAILSREFQGRIGRGYLFDRVVNITLGPNEDREFTTGPHIVNDIYCICCQEIIGWRYEKAYEESQKYKEGKFILERALMCKAP; encoded by the exons ATGGGTCTGCTGTTCGTGCAGGTGCTCCCACGGGGCAACGGGGACCCCGGCtccccggcggcgacggtgctCCAGTGCCGGCGGTGCCGCCTCGACGCCGCCTCCATGGGCGCCATCCTCTCCAGGGAATTCCAGGGGCGCATCGGCCGCGGCTACCTCTTCGATCGCGT GGTGAACATAACCCTGGGCCCTAACGAGGATCGGGAATTTACGACTGGGCCGCATATAGTGAATGACATTTACTGTATCTGCTGCCAAGAAATTATTGGCTGGAGATAT GAGAAAGCGTACGAGGAGAGCCAAAAATACAAGGAAGGGAAATTCATCTTGGAGAGAGCTTTGATGTGCAAAGCCCCGTGA